One Malania oleifera isolate guangnan ecotype guangnan chromosome 9, ASM2987363v1, whole genome shotgun sequence DNA segment encodes these proteins:
- the LOC131164805 gene encoding uncharacterized protein LOC131164805, producing the protein MDYPVTSCDPQLPKHLPVDRPRPLMLKDYLRDDLGSCSSNGFKSLPRRQCCTTTVRYFLEIDVKATRDSKSSSKLLRTRSRATASTISALQRASEAVISAVKSLPFPSVRSQAVRNRGKNGFLPRSISRKLLRRSFWRKAEKREAKIERWKTFRDLLDEKQKPSDQNPRPRASSTTTTTTTTSATASTTTTSTASTSSASNSWSDSEFTAEFLQCSSGNSECSTGENDAVESQKFFPEDELVSPPVEAAPATAGGEENREKVWPQEEEKEQFSPVSVLDFQFDHDDDDDDNDNCASYGPTLDLLKGTKQMRNTRRAESLAQLDPVDLEKRMALFELDDEFYGTALQSRSMCSPNCYIFFNQEEEDLVEQKARELLKLITIPVGSVKLKADNVLVDFFVEKISGHKNPLSRRSDGFGCELLKAAESWMEEKCRDSYEDQCWEVRGSRKAYVEDMEEGGWLGKLEEDREEVALVVEAGVLASLVSELLVDIVSS; encoded by the exons ATGGATTATCCGGTGACTTCTTGTGATCCCCAACTGCCAAAGCATTTGCCGGTGGACCGGCCACGTCCCCTGATGCTGAAGGATTATCTCAGAGACGATCTCGGCTCCTGTTCATCCAACGGCTTCAAATCGCTGCCCCGGAGACAGTGCTGCACCACCACCGTTCGATACTTTCTCGAGATCGACGTCAAAGCCACCAGAGACTCCAAAAGCTCGAGCAAACTCCTCAGGACCAGATCGAGGGCGACGGCTTCCACAATCTCTGCTTTGCAGAGGGCTTCCGAGGCCGTGATCAGCGCCGTTAAGAGCCTTCCGTTTCCCTCCGTCAGGTCCCAGGCCGTACGGAACAGGGGCAAAAATGGCTTTCTTCCGAGAAGCATCTCTCGGAAGCTGTTGCGGCGGAGCTTCTGGAGAAAAGCCGAGAAACGCGAAGCCAAGATCGAACGGTGGAAAACGTTCCGTGATTTGCTCGACGAGAAACAAAAGCCGTCCGATCAAAACCCCCGCCCTCGCGCATCCTCCACAACGACGACGACCACCACCACCAGCGCCACTGCCTCCACGACGACAACTTCGACGGCCAGCACCAGCAGCGCGAGTAATAGTTGGTCCGACAGCGAATTTACCGCGGAGTTTTTGCAGTGTTCGAGCGGTAATTCTGAGTGTTCGACGGGTGAAAACGACGCCGTCGAGAGTCAAAAGTTTTTTCCGGAGGATGAGCTGGTCAGCCCACCCGTGGAGGCAGCTCCTGCTACCGCCGGCGGTGAAGAAAACAGAGAG AAAGTGTGGCCACAGGAGGAAGAGAAGGAGCAATTCAGTCCAGTGTCTGTGCTGGATTTTCAATTTGaccatgatgatgatgatgatgataatgataattGTGCATCCTATGGGCCTACCCTAGACCTTTTAAAAg GCACTAAGCAAATGCGAAACACTCGACGGGCTGAGAGCCTCGCTCAGCTGGATCCAGTTGACTTGGAAAAACGAATGGCACTATTCGAGCTCGACGACGAATTCTACGGAACAGCCCTGCAATCTCGCTCAATGTGCAGCCCAAATTGTTACATATTCTTcaaccaagaagaagaagatttggTTGAGCAGAAGGCCAGAGAGCTCCTTAAGCTCATTACAATTCCAGTGGGCAGCGTAAAGTTGAAGGCAGACAATGTTTTGGTAGACTTCTTCGTGGAGAAAATTTCTGGACACAAAAACCCATTGTCGAGGAGAAGTGATGGGTTTGGGTGCGAGCTGCTGAAGGCGGCCGAGAGTTGGATGGAAGAAAAATGCCGCGATTCATATGAGGATCAATGCTGGGAAGTAAGAGGGAGCAGAAAAGCATATGTTGAAGACATGGAAGAGGGAGGATGGCTGGGGAAGTTGGAGGAAGACAGAGAAGAGGTGGCTTTGGTAGTGGAAGCTGGAGTTCTGGCTTCTTTAGTCAGCGAGCTGTTAGTTGATATTGTGTCTTCTTAG